The Lactuca sativa cultivar Salinas chromosome 2, Lsat_Salinas_v11, whole genome shotgun sequence genome includes a window with the following:
- the LOC111907159 gene encoding peptidyl-prolyl cis-trans isomerase FKBP16-4, chloroplastic isoform X1 — MFLRSSQFVTLTSNTPMELSLYPYKPSLLTPSLSSITTSKKGSPHKIRIAFSCNCSSSSSEASVATDAPFFQIEGRRAFMNCFLATAAGFCVTGVADAVSTSRRALKGAKVPESEYTSLPNGLKYYDLKVGNGVEAVKGSRVAVHYVAKWRNITFMTSRQGMGVGGGTPYGFDVGESERGNVLKGLDLGVQGMRVGGQRLLIVPPELAYGSKGVQEIPPNATIEIDIELLSIKQSPFGTPVKIVEG, encoded by the exons ATGTTCCTTCGTTCTTCCCAATTCGTAACACTCACCTCCAATACTCCCATGGAACTCTCTCTTTACCCCTATAAACCGTCTCTCCTCACCCCTTCTTTGTCCTCCATTACCACTTCAA AAAAGGGATCGCCCCATAAAATTAGGATTGCATTCTCATGTAATTGCTCATCATCTTCGTCAGAAGCTTCTGTCGCTACAGATGCACCATTTTTTCAAATTGAGGGGAGGAGAGCGTTCATGAATTGTTTTCTTGCTACAG CTGCTGGTTTTTGTGTCACTGGTGTAGCTGATGCTGTTAGTACAAGTAGAAGAGCT CTTAAGGGAGCAAAAGTGCCTGAGAGTGAATACACAAGCCTTCCCAATGGGCTAAA GTACTACGATTTGAAGGTTGGAAATGGAGTTGAAGCTGTGAAGGGATCTCGGGTTGCA GTACATTATGTTGCTAAATGGAGAAACATCACTTTTATGACAAGTAGACAAGGGATGGGTGTTGGTGGTGGAACG CCTTACGGGTTTGATGTTGGTGAATCTGAAAGAGGAAATGTCCTTAAAGGGTTAGATTTAGGTGTCCAAGGCATGCGAGTAGGAGGCCAG CGACTGCTGATTGTACCCCCGGAACTTGCTTATGGAAGCAAAGGTGTGCAAGAAATTCCTCCAAATGCAACCATTGAG ATAGATATTGAATTATTGTCCATCAAACAAAGTCCATTTGG GACTCCTGTCAAAATAGTTGAAGGGTAA
- the LOC111907160 gene encoding wall-associated receptor kinase-like 20 encodes MTFLFFFISFFFFYSSSSQKICPNCGLQKVPYPLSTNPNCGNPDYTLKCHNQKLYFNALNGTSYLVLKINPQTQKLVIQTQPWLPNQCITQDFPVSEGLWLNQSLPFNISSQNTIFIFNCSPRLLVSPLNCTRSSLCHEYLENSGRVDPARVLQCANTINPCCTFIAGGLPSAYKIRLHSSGCRAFRSIINLENEKPAKEWEEGVEIQWAPPPEPVCKTQTDCSGESKCEITEKGISRCICNRRYYWDHVLGVCSKKGISKTGFPVKISIGVVLFFVAAVVMATVTIGKSRKIRRKAEVAKKREELFKSNSGMKSARMFTLKELKTSTNGFSKDRILGIGGFGEVYKGNLPDGTIIAVKSAKVGNIKSTQQVLNEVAILSQVNHKNLVQLLGCCIEAEQPLMIYEFISKGTLYQHLHKESSNFLNWQLRVKICLQTAEALAYLHNSAHTPIYHRDIKSTNILLDDDFNAKVSDFGLSRLARPGLSHVSTCAQGTLGYLDPEYYRNYQLTDKSDVYSFGVVLLEVLTTKKAIDFERGEEDVNLAVYVAQRSDSVMEVVDRRLVGEEPPGPVVVSVKMFCKLALACLREKKGDRPNMKEVVQELQSIINVLNQEEVSNEASVVSLG; translated from the coding sequence AtgacttttcttttctttttcatttccttcttcttcttctactcttCTTCATCTCAAAAAATTTGTCCCAATTGTGGTCTCCAAAAAGTCCCATAtccattaagcactaaccccaatTGTGGCAATCCCGATTACACTCTCAAATGCCATAATCAAAAACTATACTTCAATGCCCTAAATGGAACTTCATATCTTGTCCTCAAAATCAACCCCCAAACTCAAAAACTAGTGATCCAAACTCAACCATGGTTACCTAACCAATGCATTACTCAAGATTTCCCGGTTAGTGAAGGACTATGGTTAAACCAATCACTCCCATTCAACATATCATCGCAAAACACCATTTTCATCTTCAATTGTTCCCCTCGTTTACTTGTGTCCCCTCTTAATTGCACTCGGTCTAGTCTTTGTCATGAGTATCTGGAAAACTCGGGCAGGGTTGACCCTGCCCGAGTTCTTCAATGTGCAAATACAATCAACCCATGTTGTACTTTCATTGCCGGAGGTCTCCCGTCGGCTTACAAGATCCGGTTGCATTCCTCCGGTTGTCGGGCTTTTAGAAGCATTATAAATTTAGAAAATGAAAAACCCGCAAAAGAATGGGAAGAGGGGGTTGAGATTCAATGGGCCCCACCGCCGGAACCCGTTTGTAAAACTCAAACCGATTGCTCCGGTGAGTCCAAGTGTGAAATTACCGAAAAGGGTATATCCCGATGTATTTGTAACCGACGTTATTATTGGGATCACGTCCTCGGAGTCTGCTCGAAAAAGGGTATCTCAAAAACCGGGTTTCCGGTCAAGATTTCGATCGGGGTGGTCTTGTTTTTTGTGGCGGCGGTGGTGATGGCCACCGTGACAATCGGAAAATCAAGAAAGATTCGCCGGAAAGCAGAGGTGGcgaagaaaagagaagagttgTTCAAATCGAACTCCGGGATGAAATCCGCAAGAATGTTTACGTTAAAAGaattaaagacatcaacaaacggGTTTTCAAAAGATCGAATTTTAGGAATCGGTGGATTCGGTGAAGTTTATAAAGGCAATCTGCCAGATGGCACGATCATAGCCGTTAAATCTGCAAAAGTAGGCAACATAAAAAGCACACAACAAGTCCTTAATGAAGTCGCGATTCTTTCTCAAGTCAACCACAAGAATCTTGTTCAACTTTTGGGTTGTTGTATTGAAGCCGAACAGCCACTAATGATCTATGAGTTCATTTCCAAGGGTACCCTTTATCAACATTTACACAAAGAGTCCTCCAACTTTTTAAATTGGCAATTAAGGGTAAAAATATGTTTACAAACCGCCGAAGCGTTAGCTTATCTTCACAATTCGGCTCATACTCCAATTTATCATCGTGATATAAAGTCAACTAATATACTTTTAGATGATGACTTCAATGCAAAAGTTTCCGATTTTGGCCTTTCGAGACTGGCTCGGCCAGGGTTGAGTCATGTATCAACTTGTGCTCAAGGGACATTGGGGTATCTGGACCCGGAGTATTATAGAAACTATCAGTTAACTGATAAGAGtgatgtttacagttttgggGTTGTGTTGCTTGAGGTTTTGACTACAAAAAAGGCGATTGATTTTGAGAGAGGGGAGGAGGATGTGAATTTGGCAGTTTATGTGGCTCAACGGTCGGATTCGGTTATGGAGGTGGTGGATCGGCGGTTGGTTGGGGAGGAGCCGCCTGGTCCAGTGGTGGTTAGTGTGAAGATGTTTTGTAAGCTTGCTCTTGCTTGTTTGAGAGAGAAGAAAGGGGATAGACCAAATATGAAAGAAGTGGTGCAAGAACTTCAATctataattaatgttttaaatcAAGAAGAGGTTTCTAATGAGGCAAGTGTAGTGTCTTTAGGTTGA
- the LOC111907159 gene encoding peptidyl-prolyl cis-trans isomerase FKBP16-4, chloroplastic isoform X2 produces MFLRSSQFVTLTSNTPMELSLYPYKPSLLTPSLSSITTSKKGSPHKIRIAFSCNCSSSSSEASVATDAPFFQIEGRRAFMNCFLATAAGFCVTGVADAVSTSRRALKGAKVPESEYTSLPNGLKYYDLKVGNGVEAVKGSRVAPYGFDVGESERGNVLKGLDLGVQGMRVGGQRLLIVPPELAYGSKGVQEIPPNATIEIDIELLSIKQSPFGTPVKIVEG; encoded by the exons ATGTTCCTTCGTTCTTCCCAATTCGTAACACTCACCTCCAATACTCCCATGGAACTCTCTCTTTACCCCTATAAACCGTCTCTCCTCACCCCTTCTTTGTCCTCCATTACCACTTCAA AAAAGGGATCGCCCCATAAAATTAGGATTGCATTCTCATGTAATTGCTCATCATCTTCGTCAGAAGCTTCTGTCGCTACAGATGCACCATTTTTTCAAATTGAGGGGAGGAGAGCGTTCATGAATTGTTTTCTTGCTACAG CTGCTGGTTTTTGTGTCACTGGTGTAGCTGATGCTGTTAGTACAAGTAGAAGAGCT CTTAAGGGAGCAAAAGTGCCTGAGAGTGAATACACAAGCCTTCCCAATGGGCTAAA GTACTACGATTTGAAGGTTGGAAATGGAGTTGAAGCTGTGAAGGGATCTCGGGTTGCA CCTTACGGGTTTGATGTTGGTGAATCTGAAAGAGGAAATGTCCTTAAAGGGTTAGATTTAGGTGTCCAAGGCATGCGAGTAGGAGGCCAG CGACTGCTGATTGTACCCCCGGAACTTGCTTATGGAAGCAAAGGTGTGCAAGAAATTCCTCCAAATGCAACCATTGAG ATAGATATTGAATTATTGTCCATCAAACAAAGTCCATTTGG GACTCCTGTCAAAATAGTTGAAGGGTAA